From Erinaceus europaeus chromosome 9, mEriEur2.1, whole genome shotgun sequence, one genomic window encodes:
- the ARF1 gene encoding ADP-ribosylation factor 1, giving the protein MGNIFANLFKGLFGKKEMRILMVGLDAAGKTTILYKLKLGEIVTTIPTIGFNVETVEYKNISFTVWDVGGQDKIRPLWRHYFQNTQGLIFVVDSNDRERVNEAREELMRMLAEDELRDAVLLVFANKQDLPNAMNAAEITDKLGLHSLRHRNWYIQATCATSGDGLYEGLDWLSNQLRNQK; this is encoded by the exons ATGGGGAATATCTTTGCAAACCTCTTCAAAGGCCTTTTTGGCAAAAAAGAAATGCGTATTCTCATGGTGGGCCTGGATGCTGCAGGGAAGACCACCATCCTGTACAAATTGAAGTTGGGTGAAATTGTGACCACCATTCCTACTATCG GCTTCAACGTAGAAACTGTGGAGTACAAGAACATCAGTTTCACCGTGTGGGACGTGGGTGGCCAGGACAAGATCCGGCCTCTGTGGCGCCACTACTTCCAGAACACACAAG GTCTGATCTTTGTGGTTGACAGCAATGACAGAGAGCGTGTGAACGAGGCCCGTGAGGAGCTCATGAGGATGTTGGCTGAAGATGAGCTCAGGGATGCCGTTCTGCTTGTGTTCGCTAATAAGCAG GATCTTCCTAATGCCATGAATGCGGCTGAGATCACGGACAAGCTGGGCCTGCACTCCCTGCGCCACAGGAACTGGTACATTCAGGCCACCTGTGCCACCAGCGGGGATGGGCTCTATGAGGGACTGGACTGGCTGTCCAATCAGCTCCGGAACCAGAAGTGA